A window from Salvia miltiorrhiza cultivar Shanhuang (shh) chromosome 2, IMPLAD_Smil_shh, whole genome shotgun sequence encodes these proteins:
- the LOC131013635 gene encoding uncharacterized protein LOC131013635, translated as MSQVRANSSPDLDFPSTGKDQRYDDLALQGVAANVKLLLKLIQDHQLACDHDKSDHRRMLRVATMMTILDNAKDRIQKCQSFGLKKPDSELRRCNTDLRRNPVPPGKKPSGGAGAVAVVIEEEEVDEEKERLRRELSSSIAAQRNLRAMCSSLGKEKKFMEAELSKKVHELSEMEELLNNLKAQNETLRQKVQECLSDHKERKAGGGGGEMSVALVLQERNKALSEQLMRSLDGYRSMKRKLKVAQEENTMLHSTVDEVGAKVVGSLERVKSLKQRVTTTTSPSGGEIPLDLQEEIEGLEGMFECFQMLVEKHEKRRGDCAQPNGEINAYKPSVLA; from the coding sequence GGGTAGCTGCAAATGTAAAATTACTGCTAAAACTAATCCAAGATCATCAATTAGCCTGTGATCATGACAAAAGTGATCATAGAAGAATGTTGAGGGTAGCTACAATGATGACAATTTTGGATAATGCGAAGGACAGAATCCAGAAATGCCAATCATTTGGCCTCAAGAAACCGGATTCCGAGCTGAGGAGATGCAACACCGACTTGCGCCGCAATCCCGTCCCTCCGGGCAAAAAGCCCAGTGGTGGGGCGGGGGCGGTGGCCGTGGTGATCGAGGAGGAGGAGGTGGACGAGGAGAAGGAGCGGTTGAGGCGCGAGCTGAGCTCGAGCATAGCCGCTCAGAGAAACCTCAGAGCGATGTGCTCGAGTTTAGGGAAGGAGAAGAAGTTCATGGAGGCAGAGCTTTCCAAGAAAGTGCATGAATTGAGTGAGATGGAGGAGCTTTTGAACAATCTCAAGGCACAAAATGAGACATTGCGCCAAAAAGTTCAAGAATGCCTCTCCGATCACAAGGAGAGGAAGGCCGGTGGTGGCGGCGGAGAAATGAGCGTGGCGTTGGTGTTGCAAGAGCGGAACAAGGCGCTCTCGGAGCAGTTGATGAGGTCTCTTGATGGTTATAGATCGATGAAGAGGAAGCTCAAAGTGGCGCAAGAAGAGAATACTATGCTGCATTCGACTGTGGATGAGGTTGGGGCCAAAGTTGTGGGAAGTTTGGAGAGGGTTAAGAGTTTGAAGCAACGAGTGACCACGACGACATCTCCTTCTGGGGGCGAAATCCCCCTCGATCTTCAGGAGGAGATCGAGGGGTTAGAGGGCATGTTTGAGTGCTTCCAAATGTTGGTGGAGAAGCACGAGAAGAGGCGGGGCGATTGCGCGCAACCAAATGGCGAGATCAATGCATATAAGCCCTCCGTTCTCGCATGA
- the LOC131013634 gene encoding tyrosine decarboxylase-like yields MGSLRTEEEPENGFPTSVKAFEPEEFRRHAHLVVDFIVDYYKNMENYPVRSQVEPGYLKKRTPDSAPQDPEAVEDILRDVRNDIIPGLTHWQSPNFYGYFPSNMSTAGFLGEMLCTAFNTPGFNWITSPASTELENIVMDWIGKMLQLPNEFLFAGGGGGVIQGTTCEAILCTVVAARDKMLHKIGLENITKLVVYASDQTHSAFQKASQIAGIKRENFRAVGTTARNAFAMTADGLRAAIEADLKAGLVPLFLCPTVGTTSSTAVDPLGPLCDVAKEYGLWVHVDAAYAGSACICPEFRHFLDGVERTDSFSFNPHKWFFTTMDACCLWVKDPTSLNDSLSTNPEYLRNKASESKRVVDYKDWQICLNRRFRSLKLWLVLRTYGVANMRNFLRRHVGMAKEFEGLVRKDARFEVVVPRNFSTIVFRVSPMGTYPSSARAFGDEGANELTAKLLESVNDSGKVFMTHAVVGGVYVIRFAIGATLTENRHINLAWNVLQEHANQMLMTLT; encoded by the coding sequence ATGGGCAGCCTACGTACTGAAGAAGAGCCTGAAAATGGCTTCCCTACATCCGTGAAAGCTTTTGAGCCCGAAGAGTTCAGAAGGCACGCTCATTTGGTAGTCGATTTCATCGTCGATTACTACAAAAACATGGAAAATTATCCGGTCCGGAGCCAGGTGGAGCCCGGATACCTGAAGAAACGAACCCCGGATTCGGCCCCGCAGGATCCGGAGGCCGTTGAGGACATCCTCCGCGACGTGCGGAATGATATTATCCCGGGCCTCACCCACTGGCAAAGCCCCAACTTCTACGGCTACTTCCCCAGCAACATGAGCACCGCTGGATTCCTCGGCGAAATGCTCTGCACCGCCTTCAACACCCCCGGATTCAACTGGATCACCTCCCCGGCCTCCACCGAGCTCGAGAACATCGTCATGGATTGGATCGGGAAGATGCTCCAGCTCCCCAACGAATTCCTcttcgccggcggcggcggcggcgtcatCCAAGGCACCACCTGCGAGGCCATACTCTGCACGGTCGTAGCCGCCCGAGATAAGATGCTGCACAAAATCGGCCTCGAAAACATCACCAAATTGGTCGTCTACGCCTCCGATCAGACGCACTCCGCCTTCCAGAAGGCCTCTCAGATCGCCGGGATCAAACGCGAGAATTTCCGGGCCGTCGGGACCACGGCCCGGAACGCCTTCGCCATGACGGCGGACGGGCTCCGGGCGGCGATCGAGGCGGACCTCAAGGCCGGGCTGGTCCCGCTCTTCCTATGCCCCACGGTGGGCACGACGTCGTCCACCGCCGTGGACCCCCTGGGCCCGCTCTGCGACGTAGCGAAGGAGTACGGGCTCTGGGTCCACGTGGACGCCGCCTACGCCGGCAGCGCGTGCATCTGCCCGGAGTTCCGGCACTTCCTCGACGGCGTGGAGAGGACCGACTCATTCAGCTTCAACCCCCACAAGTGGTTCTTCACCACCATGGACGCGTGCTGCCTCTGGGTCAAGGACCCGACGTCGCTCAACGACTCGCTCTCCACCAACCCGGAGTATCTCCGGAACAAGGCGTCCGAGTCGAAGCGCGTCGTCGACTACAAGGACTGGCAGATCTGCCTCAACCGCCGCTTCCGCTCGCTCAAGCTCTGGCTCGTGCTCCGGACCTACGGCGTGGCCAACATGCGGAATTTCCTCCGCCGCCACGTCGGCATGGCGAAGGAGTTCGAGGGTTTGGTGAGGAAGGACGCGAGGTTCGAGGTGGTGGTGCCTAGGAACTTCTCGACCATCGTGTTCCGCGTGTCCCCGATGGGGACCTACCCGAGCTCCGCTCGTGCCTTCGGGGACGAGGGGGCCAACGAGCTCACCGCCAAGCTGCTCGAGTCGGTCAACGACTCCGGCAAGGTCTTCATGACGCACGCCGTCGTCGGGGGCGTCTACGTCATCCGCTTCGCCATCGGGGCCACCCTCACGGAGAATCGGCACATTAACCTAGCGTGGAACGTGTTGCAGGAGCATGCCAATCAGATGCTCATGACGCTCACATGA
- the LOC131013636 gene encoding BAG family molecular chaperone regulator 3-like: MRIPEMMKRRFRRSEAAESATTTSSSSSSAAEAVEWEMRPGGMLVQKRSESASGNLATPNLRIRVVYGAILCQISVNAQTTFGELKTLLTAETGLQPAEQRLIFRGKERENGDYLDTCGVKDRSKVVLIDDPESKERRMVEMRRKAKIETIQRLIDDVSTEIDRLVEQVSVIEKSIANGKRVAELQITTLIEMLMQQAVKLDNIPAAEAADACAYKDSQGKIVQKCVEKLDVLKVLNAKQKVPASVVTTTWETFEPSPSANPWELFD, translated from the exons ATGAGGATTCCGGAGATGATGAAGCGCAGGTTCCGCCGCAGCGAGGCGGCGGAGTCAGCTACTACGACGTCCTCGTCCTCCTCTTCGGCGGCGGAGGCGGTTGAGTGGGAAATGCGGCCGGGAGGAATGCTGGTGCAGAAGAGGAGCGAGAGTGCTTCTGGAAACCTCGCAACGCCGAATCTGCGCATTAGAGTGGTATACGGCGCCATTTTGTGTCAGATCTCGGTCAATGCACAAACCACTTTCG GCGAGCTGAAGACGCTGCTGACGGCGGAGACGGGGCTGCAGCCGGCGGAGCAGCGGCTGATCTTCAGAGGGAAAGAGAGGGAAAATGGCGACTATTTAGACACGTGCGGGGTCAAAGATCGGTCGAAAGTCGTCTTAATCGACGATCCAGAGAGCAAGGAGCGGCGGATGGTCGAGATGAGGCGGAAGGCCAAGATCGAGACGATCCAACGGCTGATCGACGACGTGTCCACGGAAATCGATAGGCTGGTGGAGCAG GTAAGTGTAATAGAGAAATCAATTGCAAATGGGAAAAGAGTAGCAGAATTACAGATCACAACGTTGATCGAGATGCTGATGCAACAAGCTGTCAAACTAGATAACATTCCTGCTGCCGAGGCTGCTGATGCATGTGCATACAAGGACTCACAA GGAAAAATAGTGCAGAAGTGTGTGGAAAAACTGGATGTGCTGAAGGTACTAAACGCGAAGCAGAAAGTACCAGCTTCGGTTGTGACAACTACATGGGAAACATTTGAACCATCTCCTTCTGCAAACCCATGGGAACTCTTTGATTGA